A section of the Oryzias melastigma strain HK-1 linkage group LG14, ASM292280v2, whole genome shotgun sequence genome encodes:
- the LOC112142743 gene encoding cilia- and flagella-associated protein 54 isoform X6: MNFPASHYGDLDDRNPVLIAFRRDIKSLVSLMKRPDGGAQVKGVRLLVEIWKQYKHRLPAKCYQDQMLQTADFLSEIKMHEVALWQGYSLHLQQFSSEEITDISDLEHFHACFFPEGLDVDQDVVSMKVRAMLGCALCTFELEKKHGVLKQKGLCKLLRVLSFIRIMMQAFQQHDHLSWHIYNGSSLIYNICRYLMTMNCSAEALEYLLWASISVELSVPLMTAKYLPLSVTLYCAGCYCYYDNQAAAQAEEFARRALGKINERAEEEEQSDTATSTEAQRAYKEASIKLSSLVFKRAVFEGRRPKYKTRIQSKSSLKDFASGPRPRTSTEKLLTSMFDSTAGQFLGILEALWDSSTRPLQTRILGDVELQEIALELLSAGVRILSGSPGEQKCEEHLVLNPIILTPTSTLIELAVTGEHRIPITSAVRFLKLLFQYKQLDVFADLSKQMLHILSDVKGQAFRKAERELALLHSYSSLFFQKGRLRDHISDVRSKSSVFLTDEISALVNTLQMSICGADPELHPDVDLVLDVILFLWNQVKMVMQNDQLQASEFSQCEQRTDSYHKWLWCLSVLCEVALACPLATVNCTMTAEMICTLAIQLEKASGSTRGPVFGSMEMTNAQLLQRVHDMVKKGLLSLSKGVSALIPQDLSAVTDSAFFQKLGPLHPPSASAEEIKRMNENRWKNTEGEEPEVEFEPSTNVFLLARDLHLELEIILHRVSVKLLHLHSVEKPELMDWIKNNKVSKALFLIQKALLEHDSEMMTDSNTTTNLLEEAFSLMEKAELEEKKLYMTLCQTKQKPHQEGKAPKPKGESPPPAPVLLSRTDHTFTFAPAPYDLGEQVCWYQLFGRVAEGINKTVRLNDCILPGTGLMVLVGSGGCVMRVEGLQPNQKYVFAVAAYDSEGRLLGNSIGQTTVPLLASVPVQLLATWAHLAQAAFQTNQYAAAKRACRKLWSHYIHPSSKSSSLWDRLTATSLHKATIQQSSPHLCNLVLTSIFIETEISIQEGALRCETLSNSSPFVWDQDARLAECDRMLVAIDLALCLNDGSSAVQAVVTCYGLLAPLMFHQIIHGNVVQVLQKCLLVLEENSGVLIHSWTGATTESLLYMTACITFYLSKVLRLLRKHQLAAAVLDRGRRLLQEATDARLQMSKHSSKAKTTGADGTVSDSVMIRRQFQALNTKQRRSRSTCEAEVTSGNCPPAPTVPEDPMVLCDLIYSCTLQEAHQEVMKIKWKTYFLEFAALFLQRTLEEGHPDLVLKWGENILQFLFRRDEMMGLSSKHLEAKNSKGGAETDTPQQNKMSVPHEELRKKLKKKLPCSMMRHVKTYRELCTVDNLLTMMSDVVRRSKKRLQLRNLCWEERPWRCQVHRCMAQAHLAAAHRDMETLQHSYSQFDPLYFSLAFTGLLIKKRPSSRHKSEGIPCPSDLGEQEEKREKKVVRFDTSGERCVEGGRFSPTVDLQIDRNSPVNSLKLAASHLRRSMVLAHRGGDWTLLLCVCHTVWSHSCKITSQLEAPPPFTEDQLQHIFTPLLVLATDLVMDMLNKLELWSLYDRDSTEEELESSVHFSAPLDDGSQVDLRWVRSLVLHTLERLHSCEKWESLSHFALLFNSYTRERYALIVAPLLLHAQRSLIERIRSVGGPAIPQPHHVKTQQSTGKEVTNRSYFHCQLLSGWSPSELPIDEDTSHTNVFPRDGASLKAAEKQRSLSLVCVPLDVEDTLSGYHRALQKTPHCLQVLQHSRSLLLLLLANTQPYLTQLQSAGRVSCSPVVKPTPNIRPCEPSGEDFSTPDAIFGLPVRPDCIPTVVASYSNSIKCLRASGHKSLSLLALRDMGNLHFYAGNVQAAQSCWIQAVDCALQSSGVVQKWDGVSFGGGSMPKTVKHAGVWGCLQAAVIAAKIAQFILTSDINQRTKCCLLSSHLFKCVLGCSMAQPQLDLQYASHTIREELLPGVDLFSEPRRLHVSSVVSSLHFVCRWLFMTGHHITLLPLLALYLHFVGPVCRDVRRTVEGKILKVRVLTELRMFSEAVMEVIQLTQGAGIFLPCGPFMAKTDLQPMATFYNNKSLLDNKEAVETLMNCDFAPEIQTMYGPSLCTSFSLARVQLVLALSETLRGLPDPDPKDSHATILVESESSVKERADEEPKPPKQKTFLLCHEESQLTSERIKIVLLEAASSLLTSTTEQLASLPCSEEEKLELTVESSLLKANLHLQQGRPKLSFDAAVSSLVLLQTSPVTIGASNSELTEDPVMDTQPRDCPGAAEAAERIGPSLWLRCRLALVQSLVASIHTDATLLPGKNINEETARLLQEGIEECVGWGDRDTQALLLMESAELEALRGKTQESVAVLQEAVALLSEPACMPPGSMLTLARAALLLNDIQEHQSSSLLQVTRKLLDMQMRLFGQSVDDKVGVCPPGSDNIYLPYITMLKEITLRIDSMENSDNKDQPTSSVGGQTLHLI, from the exons ATGAACTTTCCAGCTTCGCATTACGGTGATCTTGATGATAGGAATCCCGTCCTCATCGCTTTCAGACGGGACATCAAGTCGTTGGTGTCGTTGATGAAACGTCCGGATGGTGGCGCACAGGTGAAAGG GGTCAGGCTTCTTGTGGAGATTTGGAAACAGTACAAACACAGACTTCCAGCAAAGTGCTACCAGGATCAGAtgctgcagactgcagacttcCTGTCTGAAATTAAG ATGCATGAGGTTGCTCTGTGGCAGGGCTACAGCCTGCACTTACAGCAGTTCAGCTCAGAGGAAATCACAGACATCAGTGATTTGGAGCACTTCCACGCCTGTTTCTTCCCTGAAGGCCTTGATGTGGACCAAGATGTTGTTTCCATGAAG GTCCGTGCGATGCTTGGCTGTGCCCTCTGTACTTTTGAGCTGGAGAAGAAACACGGCGTCCTGAAGCAGAAGGGACTCTGCAAACTCCTGCGTGTGTTGAGCTTCATAAGGATCATGATGCAGGCCTTCCAGCAGCATGACCACCTCTCCTGGCACATATACAACG GCTCGTCACTCATTTACAACATCTGCCGTTACCTGATGACTATGAACTGCAGTGCAgag GCCTTGGAGTATCTTCTGTGGGCAAGCATCAGCGTGGAGTTGTCTGTCCCCCTGATGACGGCCAAATATCTGCCTCTGAGCGTCACTCTGTACTGTGCTGGCTGCTACTGTTACTATGACAACCAGGCTGCGGCGCAAGCAGAG GAATTTGCCAGGAGAGCTCTGGGAAAAATTAATGAACgagcagaagaggaggagcagagtgACACTGCCACCAGCACGGAGGCTCAGAGAGCTTATAAAGAAGCTTCTATCAAG CTCAGTAGCCTGGTGTTCAAGAGGGCAGTTTTTGAAGGCAGGAGACCCAAATACAAGACGAGAATCCAATCCAAAAGCTCCCTGAAAGACTTTGCCAGT GGGCCTAGACCTCGCACTTCCACAGAGAAGTTGCTGACGTCCATGTTTGACTCCACCGCGGGGCAGTTTCTGGGCATTTTAGAGGCTCTTTGGGACAGCAGCACACGGCCCCTGCAGACGAGGATACTGGGCGatgtggagctgcaggagatCGCCCTGGAACTGCTGTCCGCCGGCGTCCGCATACTATCCG GATctccaggtgagcagaagtGTGAGGAGCATCTGGTTCTTAATCCCATCATCCTGACACCGACTTCAACTCTAATAGAGCTGGCAGTGACAG GTGAACACAGGATTCCCATCACCTCAGCTGTGAGGTTTCTCAAGTTACTGTTTCAGTACAAGCAGTTGGACGTCTTTGCTGACCTTTCCAAACAGATGCTACACATACTGTCA GATGTGAAAGGTCAGGCTTTCAGGAAGGCCGAGAGAGAGCTAGCTTTACTTCACAGCTACAGCAGTTTGTTCTTCCAAAAAGGCCGACTCAGAGATCATATAAGTGACG TCAGATCCAAGTCTTCAGTTTTCTTGACTGATGAGATCTCTGCTCTGGTAAACACCCTGCAGATGTCCATCTGTGGCGCTGATCCT GAGCTGCATCCAGATGTCGACTTGGTTTTGGATGTCATCTTATTCCTATGGAATCAGGTGAAGATGGTTATGCAGAATGATCAGCTTCAAGCGTCAGAGTTTTCACAATGTGAGCAGAGGACAGACAGCTATCATAAG TGGCTGTGGTGTCTGAGCGTTCTCTGTGAAGTGGCCCTCGCCTGTCCGCTAGCAACAGTCAACTGTACCATGACAGCAGAGATGATCTGCACCCTGGCCATTCAGCTAGAAAAAGCCTCTGGTTCAACCCGAGGTCCAGTCTTTGGCTCGATGGAG ATGACCAACGCACAACTGCTTCAGAGGGTGCATGATATGGTGAAGAAGGGTCTCCTATCTCTGTCAAAGGGTGTCTCTGCTCTGATTCCTCAAGATCTTTCTGCAGTCACAGACTCCGCCTTCTTTCAG AAACTGGGCCCACTTCATCCACCCTCAGCATCAGCAGAAGAgataaaaagaatgaatgaaaatagGTGGAAGAACACAGAAGGTGAGGAACCGGAGGTGGAGTTTGAGCCTTCTACGAATGTGTTCTTGCTGGCCAGAGACCTTCATCTAGAGCTGGAAATCATCCTCCACAGGGTCTCTGTCAAGCTGCTGCATCTTCACTCAG ttgAAAAACCTGAGTTGATGGACTGGATTAAGAACAACAAAGTGTCCAAAGCTCTTTTTCTGATCCAGAAGGCCTTGCTGGAGCACGACTCCGAGATGATGACTGACAGCAACACAACAACGAATCTCCTCGAG GAGGCCTTCAGCTTGATGGAAAAAGCAGAACTTGAGGAGAAAAAACTTTACATGACTTTGTGCCAAACTAAACAGAAGCCCCATCAAGAGGGCAAAGCCCCCAAACCAAAAGGAGAAAGCCCTCCACCTGCTCCTGTCCTCCTTTCCCGCACTGACCACACTTTTACTTTTGCTCCTGCTCCATATGACTTGGGAGAGCAG GTGTGCTGGTACCAGCTGTTTGGCCGTGTAGCTGAAGGCATCAACAAGACGGTCCGTCTGAATGACTGCATTCTGCCAGGAACTGGACTTATG GTTCTGGTGGGTTCTGGAGGGTGCGTGATGAGGGTTGAGGGTCTGCAGCCCAACCAGAAGTACGTGTTTGCTGTAGCCGCCTACGACAGCGAGGGTAGGCTGCTGGGCAACAGCATAGGACAGACGACCGTACCTCTGCTGGCATCCGTGCCAGTCCAGCTGCTGGCCACCTGGGCTCACCTGGCTCAG GCGGCTTTCCAAACAAACCAATATGCTGCAGCTAAGAGAGCCTGCAGGAAGCTTTGGAGCCATTATATCCACCCCAGCTCTAAATCCAGCAGCCTGTGGGATAGACTTACTGCTACCAG CCTGCATAAAGCAACCATCCAGCAGTCTTCCCCTCACCTATGCAACCTGGTCCTGACCTCCATCTTCATCGAGACAGAAATCAGCATCCAGGAGGGGGCTCTCCGCTGTGAAACCCTTAGCAACAGCAGCCCGTTTGTTTGGGACCAG GACGCCAGACTGGCAGAGTGTGATCGGATGCTGGTGGCCATAGACCTGGCTTTGTGTCTGAATGATGGGAGCTCAGCTGTGCAGGCTGTAGTTACCTGTTACGGCCTGCTGGCTCCGCTAATGTTCCATCAAATCATACATGGCAACGTGGTGCAG GTGCTGCAGAAGTGTTTGCTGGTCCTGGAGGAGAATTCTGGTGTCCTCATACACTCATGGACTGGAGCGACCACAGAGTCCCTCCTTTACATGACAGCTTGCATCACTTTCTACCTCTCAAAA GTGCTGCGGTTGCTCAGAAAGCATCAACTGGCTGCAGCGGTTCTGGACCGCGGGCGCCGGCTGCTTCAGGAAGCCACTGATGCTCGGCTGCAGATGAGCAAACATTCCAGTAAAGCAAAGACG ACTGGGGCGGACGGCACAGTCAGCGATTCGGTGATGATCCGGCGGCAGTTTCAAGCgctgaacacaaaacaaagaagaagcaGGAGCACCTGTGAGGCAGAAGTCACCTCCGGTA acTGTCCTCCAGCCCCGACTGTCCCAGAGGACCCCATGGTTCTGTGTGATCTGATCTACAGCTGCACCTTACAGGAGGCCCATCAGGAAG TGATGAAAATCAAGTGGAAGACATATTTTCTTGAGTTTGCGGCTCTGTTCCTCCAGCGGACCCTGGAGGAGGGTCACCCAGACCTGGTTCTGAAGTGGGGGGAGAACATTCTTCAGTTTCTCTTCAG GCGTGATGAGATGATGGGACTATCGTCTAAACATCTGGAGGCTAAAAACAGTAAAGGCGGAGCTGAAACTGACACGCCTCAG CAGAATAAGATGTCTGTTCCACAtgaagaactgaggaagaagCTCAAGAAAAAGCTGCCGTGCAGCATGATGAGGCATGTCAAAACCTACAG AGAGCTCTGCACCGTGGACAACCTGCTGACCATGATGTCAGATGTGGTGCGCCGCAGCAAGAAGCGCCTCCAGCTGAGGAACCTGTGCTGGGAGGAGAGGCCGTGGAGGTGTCAGGTCCACCGCTGCATGGCCCAGGCCCATCTAGCTGCTGCTCACCGGGACATGGAGACTCTGCAGCACAG CTACAGCCAGTTCGACCCTTTGTATTTCTCTCTGGCTTTCACTGGACTTCTGATCAAGAAGCGACCCTCATCCAGACATAAGTCAGAAGGCATCCCCTGTCCCTCTGATCTGGGAGAACAGGAGgagaaaagggaaaagaaag TAGTTCGATTTGATACCTCTGGGGAAAGATGTGTGGAAGGAGGACGCTTTTCCCCAACAGTCGACCTGCAAATAGACAGAAACTCTCCAGTGAATTCCCTTAAACTTGCCGCTTCACATCTTCGCAGATCTATG GTTCTGGCACATCGAGGTGGTGACTGGActctgctgctgtgtgtgtgtcacaCGGTGTGGAGCCACAGCTGTAAAATCACATCCCAGCTtgaggctcctccccctttcaCAGAGGACCAACTGCAGCACATCTTCACTCCTCTACTAGTGCTAGCCACAGATCTAGTCATGGATATGCTAAACAAACTAGAG CTGTGGAGTTTGTATGATCGCGACTCGACAGAGGAAGAACTAGAGTCCAGTGTCCACTTCTCAGCTCCTCTGGACGACGGCAGTCAGGTGGACCTACGCTGGGTTCGCTCTTTAGTCCTGCACACCCTGGAGCGCCTCCATAGCTGTGAAAAATGGGAAAGTTTGTCCCACTTTGCCTTACTTTTCAACTCATACACTCG GGAGCGCTACGCCCTGATTGTGGCTCCTCTGCTCCTTCATGCTCAGAGGAGCTTGATTGAAAGAATCCGCTCAGTGGGGGGGCCGGCAATCCCGCAGCCCCACCACGTAAAGACACAGCAGAGCACGGGCAAAGAG GTGACCAACAGGAGTTACTTTCACTGCCAGCTGCTCAGCGGATGGAGTCCTTCTGAGCTTCCCATTGATGAAGACACGTCTCACACAAACGTCTTTCCCAGAGATGGAGCTTCACTCAAAG CTGCAGAGAAACAGCGCTCCTTGTCTCTCGTGTGCGTTCCTCTGGATGTGGAAGACACTCTGAGCGGTTACCATCGAGCCTTGCAGAAAACTCCACACTGCCTTCAGGTTCTGCAGCATAGCCGCTCCttactgctgctgctcctggcAAACACGCAGCCCT ACTTGACGCAGCTCCAGTCAGCAGGTCGGGTGAGCTGTAGCCCCGTGGTCAAGCCCACTCCAAACATCCGTCCATGTGAGCCCAGCGGGGAAGACTTCAGCACTCCAGACGCCATCTTTGGCCTTCCTGTCAGACCTGACTGCATACCAACTGTTGTTGCTTCCTATTCTAATTCCATCA AGTGTCTCAGAGCCAGTGGCCACAAGTCCCTCAGTCTTTTGGCTTTGCGTGACATGGGAAATTTACATTTCTATGCTGGAAACGTGCA GGCGGCTCAGAGCTGCTGGATCCAGGCTGTGGACTGCGCCCTTCAGAGCTCAGGTGTTGTGCAGAAATGGGATGGCGTGTCCTTTGGAGGAGGCTCCATGCCAAAAACTGTGAAGCACGCTGGTGTTTGGGGGTGTCTGCAGGCCGCTGTGATCGCAGCTAAAATAGCACA GTTCATCCTAACGTCTGATATCAACCAGCGAACCAAATGTTGCCTGTTGTCTTCTCACCTTTTTAAG TGTGTGCTGGGCTGCTCCATGGCTCAGCCACAGCTTGATCTCCAGTACGCCTCCCACACCATCAGAGAGGAGCTGCTCCCCGGAGTCGACCTTTTCTCCGAACCTCGCAGGCTCCACGTCAGCTCCGTCGTCTCCAGCCTCCACTTTGTTTGTCGCTGGCTCTTCATGACTGGCCACCATATTACG ctgctgCCCCTTCTTGCCCTTTACCTCCACTTTGTTGGCCCGGTCTGCAGAGATGTACGGCGCACAGTTGAAGGCAAAATTCTCAAA gttcgTGTCCTCACTGAGCTCCGTATGTTCAGCGAAGCTGTGATGGAGGTCATCCAACTCACACAGGGAGCAGGCATCTTCCTACCGTGTGGTCCTTTCATGGCTAAAACAGATCTCCAA ccAATGGCGACATTCTACAACAATAAATCTCTTCTGGACAACAAAGAG GCTGTAGAAACCCTTATGAATTGTGACTTTGCTCCTGAGATCCAAACAATGTACGGTCCATCGCTCTGCACCAGCTTCAGCCTGGCTCGCGTCCAGCTAGTCCTGGCCCTCAGCGAGACACTAAGAGGTCTTCCAGATCCAG ATCCTAAAGATTCACATGCTACAATCTTAGTGGAGTCGGAGTCCAGCGTAAAGGAAAGAGCGGACGAAGAACCAAAACCACCGAAGCAAAAAACGTTCTTACTTTGTCATGAAGAGAGTCAGCTCACATCAGAAAGAATTAAG ATTGTGTTACTGGAAGCAGCATCCTCTCTGTTGACCTCCACCACAGAACAGCTGGCATCGCTGCCCTGCAGTGAGGAGGAGAAGCTGGAGCTCACTGTGGAGTCTAGTCTTCTTAAAGCCaacctccacctgcagcagggACGTCCCAAACTCAG TTTTGATGCTGCAGTTTCATCTTTAGTCCTTCTACAAACATCACCTGTGACTATTGGAGCATCCAACTCTGAACTTACAGAG GACCCAGTGATGGATACTCAGCCCAGAGACTGTCCTGGAGCTGCCGAGGCAGCCGAGAGAATCGGTCCGTCTCTGTGGCTGCGGTGCCGCCTGGCTCTGGTACAAAGCCTGGTTGCCAGTATCCACACAGATGCAACTCTTCTCCCAG GTAAGAACATCAATGAAGAGACGGCGCGGCTGCTGCAGGAGGGTATTGAGGAGTGCGTTGGATGGGGAGACCGTGACACTCAGGCTTTGCTGCTGATGGAATCTGCTGAGCTGGAAGCACTGAGAGGAAAGACGCAAGAGAGTGTAGCGGTGCTGCAG GAAGCGGTGGCTCTGCTGTCGGAGCCCGCCTGCATGCCTCCGGGCTCCATGCTGACTTTAGCTCGAGCCGCTTTGCTGCTCAATGACATTCAAGAACATCAGAGCTCCTCACTCCTCCAGGTCACGAGGAAGTTGTTGGACATGCAG atgcgTCTGTTTGGTCAGAGTGTGGATGACAAAGTGGGCGTCTGTCCTCCTGGCTCTGATAACATTTACCTCCCTTACATCACCATGCTGAAGGAGATCACGTTGAGGATTG ATTCCATGGAGAATTCTGACAACAAGGACCAGCCGACATCTTCAGTCGGGGGTCAAACTCTCCACCTAATCTGA